DNA sequence from the Pseudomonas fluorescens Q2-87 genome:
CCGTTGCGGCTTGCCGTCGGCATCGCGCTGGATCTGCGGCTCCACCCCTTCGAGCAAATCGAGTTTGTTGTATACCTCCAGGATCGGCAAGTCCTGGGCACCGATCTCGCCCAGCACCACCATCACCTGCTCGATCTGCAGCATACGGTCCGGCTCGGCGGCATCGATCACGTGCAGCAGCAGGTCGGAATTGCTCGACTCTTCGAGCGTAGCCCGGAAAGCCTCGACCAGTTTGTGCGGCAAGTGACGGATGAAGCCCACGGTGTCGGCCAGCACGATCGGCCCGAGGTCATCCAGGTCGAGCCGGCGCAGGGTCGGGTCGAGCGTGGCGAACAACTGGTCGGCGGCGTAGACGTCCGATTGGGTGACGTTATTGAACAGGGTCGATTTGCCGGCGTTGGTATAGCCCACCAGTGAAACCGTAGGAATATCCGCACGCTTGCGCCCGCGCCGCGATTGTTCGCGCTGGCTGCGGACCTTCTCCAGGCGCCCCTTGATCTGGCGCAGGCGAACCCGCAACAGGCGCCGGTCGGTTTCCAGCTGGGTTTCACCTGGGCCGCGCAGGCCGATACCGCCTTTCTGCCGCTCAAGGTGAGTCCAGCCGCGAACCAGCCGCGTGCTCATGTGTTCAAGCTGGGCCAGTTCGACCTGGAGCTTGCCTTCATGGGTACGGGCGCGTTGCGCGAAGATATCGAGGATCAGGCCCGTGCGGTCGATCACGCGACACTCGAAAACACGTTCGAGGTTACGCTCCTGACTGGGCGTGAGGATGTGATTGAAAATCACCAGATCGACCTGTTCGGCCTTGACCAGGTCGCGCAACTCCTCGACCTTGCCGCTGCCGATCAGGAACTTGGCGGTTGGCCGATGACGCGGCACGTTGAAGAACGCGACGGTCTCGGCGCCGGCCGAAAGTGCCAATTCCTGGAACTCCTGCGGATCTTCGCGCGCCTCAGGGTCCTGTCCATCCAAGTGAACGAGAATGGCCCGTTCACCACCACCGTGGCGCTCAAAGAACAAAGGAGACTCCTATCAGGCGTTACCCGGTTCAGCGTCGCCGCCTTCGGATTCGGTTGCGCTAGGCAGACGAATCGGACGAACTGGCACCACTGTCGAGATCGCGTGCTTGTAGACCATCTGGCTGACGGTGTTCTTCAGCAGGATGACGAACTGGTCGAAAGACTCGATCGTGCCTTGCAGTTTGATCCCGTTGACCAGATAGATGGACACCCCAACTTTTTCTTTACGTAAAGTGTTCAAGTAAGGGTCTTGTAGCGAATGCCCTTTTGACATGTGCCGCACTCCTTTAAGGATCAATAATAAAAATCGGAATCAGATGGCTTGGGCCGTCACACCCCCAAGGATAGACGGCAATTGCAAGGACTCAGCTCAATATGGAGATGGTCCCGAGGTATTTCAAGGCGCGTGGCAGATTGTCGCAATCGAGACTGTCGAGCCAATGCAAGTCAGTCCAGCTGCGCAGCCAGGTGAACTGGCGCTTCGCCAATTGGCGCGTGGCAATGATCCCACGCTCCTGCATCTCGGCTGACGTCAGCTTGCCGTCCAGGTAGTCCCAGACTTGTCGATAACCCACCGCACGTATAGACGGCAACCCGGCATGCAGGTCACTTCGCTCACGCAGGGCTACGACCTCGTCGATGAATCCCTGTTCCAACATCAATGTGAATCTTTGTTCAATTCGCTGGTGCAGCACTTGCCGGTTCGCCGGGGCGATGGCCAGATTCGCGACAGTATAGGGCAATTGTTGCAGTCCCGAAGCGGCTGCTTCAGTACTTTGCGCAGATTGTCGCTGCCTCAGGGCCGTCATGCTCTGGCCGCTGACCCGGTAAACCTCCAGCGCCCGGCTGAGCCGCTGCGGGTCGTTGGGGTGAATCCGCGCCGCCGACTCCGGGTCGATGATCGCCAATTGTTCATGCAGGGCCTGCCAGCCAAGGCGCGCGGCTTCTTCTTCGATCTGCGCGCGCACCTCCGGATCGGCGGCGGGCATGTCCGCCAGGCCATCGACCAGGGCCTTGTAGTACAGCATTGTGCCGCCCACCAGCAGCGGGATCTTGCCTCGCGCGGTGATCTCGGCCATGGCCTGGAGGGCATCGCGACGAAAATCCGCCGCAGAATAAGCCTCGGCCGGGTCAAGGATGTCGATCAGACGGTGAGGAAATTCGGCCAGCAGCGCTTTCGACGGCTTGGCGGTACCGATGTCCATGCCCCGGTAAACCAGCGCCGAATCGACGCTGATCAGCTCGCAGGGCAGGACCTTGGTCAGTTCGATCGCCAGGTCGGTCTTGCCGGCGGCGGTCGGCCCCATCAGGAAAATCGCGGGTGGCAACTGGCTCATCAGCGACCGCGCAGGAACAGTTTGTCCAGGTCGTCCAGGCCCAATTGGGTCCAGGTCGGCCGGCCATGGTTGCATTGACCGCTGCGCTCGGTATTTTCCATGTCCCGCAGCAGGCCGTTCATTTCCGGCAGGGCCAGGCGCCGGTTGGCGCGGATCGCGCCATGGCAGGCCATGGTGCCGAGCAGTTCGTTCAGGTGCGCCTGGATCCGGTCGCTGGTGCCGTATTCCATCAGGTCTGCCAATACGTCGCTGACCAGGCGATTGGCCTCGGCTTGCTTCAATAACGCCGGGATCTGCCGGATCGCCAGGGTTTCCGGGCCCAGGCGCTGCAACTCAAAGCCCAGGCGCTGGAACCAGCTCACATGTTCCTCGGCACAATCGGCTTCGCGCTGGCTGACGGCCAGGGATTCGGGCACCAGCAGCGGCTGGCCACTCAGGCCTTCACTGGCCATGGCAATTTTCAGCCGCTCGTACATGATCCGCTCGTGGGCGGCATGCATGTCCACCAAGACCAGGCCCTGGGCGTTTTCCGAAAGGATATAGATGCCTTTGAGCTGCGCCAGGGCATAACCCAGCGGCGGAATGTCGCCCTGGCCGTCGGGCAGTGCCGCCGCGCCGGTTTCAGGCAACGGCTTGAAGAACTCGCGATAGGCCGCCTGGGCCTCGGCCGCCGGCACATTCGATTGCGGTCGCGGGGTGTATTGATACTGGTAACCGCTGCCGGCGCCAGTCCCCGCCGTGTTGTAGCTCGGCGGCGGCTGGGGCTGTTCCAGCAGTGCGTTGGCCGCCAGGCGCATTTCGCCCTGGGGACCGAATTCGCCGGCTTCCAGCCCCGTTGGCCGGACCATGCCAGCCACTGCCGCCGGAGCTGCCAGTTGATCTTCCGGGCGCACATCGCCCAACGCGCGGTGCAAGGTACCGTAAAGGAAATCATGGACCATGCGTCCATCACGGAAACGGACTTCGTGCTTGGTCGGGTGCACGTTGACGTCTACGACCGCCGGATCGACTTCGAAAAACAGCACGAAGGTCGGATGCCGTCCATTGAACAGCACGTCGCGATAGGCCTGGCGCACCGCGTGGGCCACCAGCTTGTCGCGCACGGCGCGGCCATTCACATAGAAATACTGCAGGTCTGCCTGGCTGCGGGAAAACGTCGGCAACCCGACCCAACCCCACAGGTGCAGGCCATTGCGCTCCACCTCGATGGGCAATGCCTGCTCGAGGAAACCCGCGCCGCAGACCGCACCCACCCGCCGCGCACGGGCCGCATCGTCATGGGCCTCGTGCAGGCTGAGAATGGTCTTGCCGTTGTGGCGCAAATGGAACGCCACGTCAAAACGCGCCAGGGCCAGACGCTTGATGACTTCCTGCAGGTGATCGAATTCGGTCTTCTCGGCCTTGAGGAACTTGCGTCGGGCCGGGGTGTTGAAGAACAGGTCGCGCACTTCCACCGAAGTGCCCACCGGATGGGCCGCGGGCTGGACGTGGGAGGCCATGTCTCGGCCTTCGGTCTCGACCTGCCAGGCCTGCTCGGCGTCGCGGGTACGGGAGGTCAGCGTCAGGCGCGACACCGAACTGATGGACGCCAGCGCCTCGCCCCGAAACCCCAGGCTCATGACTCGCTCAAGGTCTTCCAAGTCGCGAATCTTGCTGGTGGCATGACGCGCCAGGGCCAGCGGCAGGTCGTCGGAAGAAATGCCGCCACCGTCATCGCGCACCCGCAGCAGCTTGACGCCGCCCTGCTCGACATCCACATCGATGCGCCTGGCGCCGGAATCGAGACTGTTCTCCAGCAATTCCTTGATGACCGACGCCGGGCGCTCGACCACTTCACCGGCGGCGATCTGGTTTGCCAGCCGCGGGCTGAGCAGCTCGATGCGAGCAGTGCTGCCGATCACTTCATCACTCATTGCTGGACCGCCACTTCATTTCCGGGGATGGTCAGGGTCTGGCCGATCTTGAGCTCGTCACTCTTGAGATTGTTGGCACTGCGCAAGGTAGCGGGCGATACCTGGTAGCGCACGGCGATCATCGCCAGGGTTTCGCCGGGGCTGACCCGATGGTCCCGCGGGCCTTGGGCGATCTTGCCGGAATCGCGCAGCCACGCAATGTAGGTGCCTGGCGGCGGGTTCTGCTGGAAGAACTGCCGTACACCGCTGCTGATGGAACGGGCCAGTGCCTGCTGGTGGTTGGCGGACGACAGCTTGGACGCCTCGTTGGCGTTGGAGATGAAGCCGGTCTCCACCAGGATCGACGGGATGTCCGGCGACTTGAGCACCATGAACCCGGCCTGCTCGACGCGCTGCTTGTGCAGCGGCGTGACGCGACCGATGTTGCTCAGGACTTTCTGGCCGACGTTCAAACTGGAGGTCAGCGAGGCGGTCATCGACAAATCGAGCAACACACCGGCAAGCATGCGGTCCTTGTCGTCGAGGCTGACGTTGCCGGCACCGCCGATCAGGTCAGAACGGTTTTCACTGTCGGCCAGCCAGCGAGCGGTCTCGGACGTGGCGCCACGGTCGGACAAGGCGAATACCGAAGCCCCGAAGGCTGCCGCCGAAGGTGCCGCGTCAGCGTGAATGGAAACGAACAGGTCGGCGCCTTTTTTGCGGGCGATTTCGGTACGGCCGCGCAGTGGGATGAAGTAGTCGCCGGTACGGGTGAGTTCGGCGCGGAAGCCCTTCATGCCGTTGACCTGACGCTGCAGCTCGCGGGCAATGGACAGCACCACGTCTTTCTCACGCTGCCCGCGCGAACCCGAGGCCCCTGGGTCTTCGCCGCCGTGACCGGCGTCGATCACCACGATGATGTCGCGCTTGCCGGCCGGGGCCGGTGGCAGCTTGATCGCAGGTTCGGTCGGCGTAACCGGTACCGCCGGCACCGTGGCGACGTTGGTCGGAGGCGGTGGAGGCGGCGCGGCGTCGGCCGGATTGTCGAACAGGTCCACCACCAACCGGTTGCCGTACTGGGCGTTCGGGGCCAGGGTAAAGCTCTTCGGCGTCACGGCTTTTTTCAGGTCGATGACCACCCGCAAATCGGTCGGCGTACGCTGGGCCGAACGCATCGCGGTAATCGGCGTGTTGGCGGTGGCCACGTTCAATGGCGCGCCCAGGGACGCGCCATTGATGTCGATCACCAGGCGATCCGGCGCGGTCAGGGTGAATACGCTGTGCTGCACCGGACCCGTCAGGTCGAACACCAGCCGCGTGTTGTCCGGCGCCCGCCAGAGGCGAACGCTGTTGACCTTTGTCTCAGCCACAGCATCGACGGCCAGTGCCGTAAGCAACAGTCCTACGACAGCAACCACCGCGCGAAAGCGCATACCAAACCCCATCATCAATTAGTTTTCCAATGCCAAAGCGGCACACCACGACTCGCCACGCGAGCCTTGCGGCGTCAGTTTCAGCGAACGCCCGCCGTTCTGCGCGCCAATGGTAATGGTCAGGTCAGGCTTTGGCAAAAAGCCTGCACCCTTCTGGGGCCATTCGATCAGGCACAAGGCATCGTCTTCGAAATAATCGCGGATCCCGAGGAATTCCAGCTCCTCGGGGTCCACCAGCCGATACAGGTCGAAATGAAAGGCGCGGATGTCGCCGATCTCGTAGGGCTCGACCAAGGTGAACGTAGGACTCTTTACCGAGCCGACATGCCCGAGGCCGCGAATGATGCCACGGGACAGGGTGGTTTTTCCCGCGCCGAGGTCCCCTTCGAGAAAAATCAGGCCATGGCCTGCGGTGGTACGCGCAATGCGCGCACCAAGCTCCGTCATGGCCTGTTCATCGGCCACGTACAGGGTTACTTCAGACACGGTGAATGCTCCTCCAATAACTGACGAATGGCCGGAATCAGATCGGTTGCCGCCAGCCCCCGGCCCGACCGACCGGCTTGGGTGCCGGCATTGGCGTGCAGCCAGACTGCCAGGCACGCCGCCTCGA
Encoded proteins:
- the tsaE gene encoding tRNA (adenosine(37)-N6)-threonylcarbamoyltransferase complex ATPase subunit type 1 TsaE; translation: MSEVTLYVADEQAMTELGARIARTTAGHGLIFLEGDLGAGKTTLSRGIIRGLGHVGSVKSPTFTLVEPYEIGDIRAFHFDLYRLVDPEELEFLGIRDYFEDDALCLIEWPQKGAGFLPKPDLTITIGAQNGGRSLKLTPQGSRGESWCAALALEN
- the miaA gene encoding tRNA (adenosine(37)-N6)-dimethylallyltransferase MiaA; its protein translation is MSQLPPAIFLMGPTAAGKTDLAIELTKVLPCELISVDSALVYRGMDIGTAKPSKALLAEFPHRLIDILDPAEAYSAADFRRDALQAMAEITARGKIPLLVGGTMLYYKALVDGLADMPAADPEVRAQIEEEAARLGWQALHEQLAIIDPESAARIHPNDPQRLSRALEVYRVSGQSMTALRQRQSAQSTEAAASGLQQLPYTVANLAIAPANRQVLHQRIEQRFTLMLEQGFIDEVVALRERSDLHAGLPSIRAVGYRQVWDYLDGKLTSAEMQERGIIATRQLAKRQFTWLRSWTDLHWLDSLDCDNLPRALKYLGTISILS
- the hflX gene encoding ribosome rescue GTPase HflX, whose product is MFFERHGGGERAILVHLDGQDPEAREDPQEFQELALSAGAETVAFFNVPRHRPTAKFLIGSGKVEELRDLVKAEQVDLVIFNHILTPSQERNLERVFECRVIDRTGLILDIFAQRARTHEGKLQVELAQLEHMSTRLVRGWTHLERQKGGIGLRGPGETQLETDRRLLRVRLRQIKGRLEKVRSQREQSRRGRKRADIPTVSLVGYTNAGKSTLFNNVTQSDVYAADQLFATLDPTLRRLDLDDLGPIVLADTVGFIRHLPHKLVEAFRATLEESSNSDLLLHVIDAAEPDRMLQIEQVMVVLGEIGAQDLPILEVYNKLDLLEGVEPQIQRDADGKPQRVWLSARDGTGLDLLKQAVAELLGNDLFVGTLKLPQRFARLRAQFFELGAVQKEEHDDEGVCLLAVRLPRSELNRLVSREGLQPMEFIEQHTLQ
- a CDS encoding N-acetylmuramoyl-L-alanine amidase; amino-acid sequence: MMGFGMRFRAVVAVVGLLLTALAVDAVAETKVNSVRLWRAPDNTRLVFDLTGPVQHSVFTLTAPDRLVIDINGASLGAPLNVATANTPITAMRSAQRTPTDLRVVIDLKKAVTPKSFTLAPNAQYGNRLVVDLFDNPADAAPPPPPPTNVATVPAVPVTPTEPAIKLPPAPAGKRDIIVVIDAGHGGEDPGASGSRGQREKDVVLSIARELQRQVNGMKGFRAELTRTGDYFIPLRGRTEIARKKGADLFVSIHADAAPSAAAFGASVFALSDRGATSETARWLADSENRSDLIGGAGNVSLDDKDRMLAGVLLDLSMTASLTSSLNVGQKVLSNIGRVTPLHKQRVEQAGFMVLKSPDIPSILVETGFISNANEASKLSSANHQQALARSISSGVRQFFQQNPPPGTYIAWLRDSGKIAQGPRDHRVSPGETLAMIAVRYQVSPATLRSANNLKSDELKIGQTLTIPGNEVAVQQ
- the hfq gene encoding RNA chaperone Hfq, translating into MSKGHSLQDPYLNTLRKEKVGVSIYLVNGIKLQGTIESFDQFVILLKNTVSQMVYKHAISTVVPVRPIRLPSATESEGGDAEPGNA
- the mutL gene encoding DNA mismatch repair endonuclease MutL, with protein sequence MSDEVIGSTARIELLSPRLANQIAAGEVVERPASVIKELLENSLDSGARRIDVDVEQGGVKLLRVRDDGGGISSDDLPLALARHATSKIRDLEDLERVMSLGFRGEALASISSVSRLTLTSRTRDAEQAWQVETEGRDMASHVQPAAHPVGTSVEVRDLFFNTPARRKFLKAEKTEFDHLQEVIKRLALARFDVAFHLRHNGKTILSLHEAHDDAARARRVGAVCGAGFLEQALPIEVERNGLHLWGWVGLPTFSRSQADLQYFYVNGRAVRDKLVAHAVRQAYRDVLFNGRHPTFVLFFEVDPAVVDVNVHPTKHEVRFRDGRMVHDFLYGTLHRALGDVRPEDQLAAPAAVAGMVRPTGLEAGEFGPQGEMRLAANALLEQPQPPPSYNTAGTGAGSGYQYQYTPRPQSNVPAAEAQAAYREFFKPLPETGAAALPDGQGDIPPLGYALAQLKGIYILSENAQGLVLVDMHAAHERIMYERLKIAMASEGLSGQPLLVPESLAVSQREADCAEEHVSWFQRLGFELQRLGPETLAIRQIPALLKQAEANRLVSDVLADLMEYGTSDRIQAHLNELLGTMACHGAIRANRRLALPEMNGLLRDMENTERSGQCNHGRPTWTQLGLDDLDKLFLRGR